In the genome of Deltaproteobacteria bacterium, the window ACCCGTGAAGCACCGACACCGACGAACATCTCAACAAAATCGGAGCCGCTGATGCTCAGAAAGGGAACTTCCGCCTCGCCGGCGATCGCCCGCGCAAGAAGCGTCTTGCCCGTTCCCGGCGCGCCCACCAGAAGCACACCCTTGGGAATCCTTCCTCCGAGGCGGGTGAACTTCTTCGGGTCCTTCAGGAACTCCACGATCTCCTGGAGCTCTTCCTTTGCTTCATCGATACCGGCAACGTCATCAAAGGTCACTTTTCTCGATTTGTCGGTCATCAGCTTGGCACGGCTCTTCCCGAAGGCCATGGCCTTTCCGCCGCCGGACTGCATCTGCCGCATGAAAAATATCCATACGCCGATCAGAAGAACGATGGGCAGCCAGGAAATAAGGACCGTCATATACCATGGATTCCCCTCAGCGGGTTTTGCCGCGATACGCACGCCCTTTTCCTTCAGAATCGACACCAGGTTGGCATCGGGCGGCACATAGGTCTTGAAGTTCTTCCCATCGATGAACCGTCCCTCGACGGTTTCCCCCTGTATGGTGACCTCGCTTATCTGTCCCTTGTCGACGTACTCGAGAAAGTCACTGTACACTACCTCTTCACGGCCGCTCTGGGGCTGACTGAACATATGAAAAAGCAGGATGAACACCAGGCTGATGACGATCCACAGGGCTATGTTTTTCTGCAATTGGTTCACGTCTACTCCCTTGCATTTTCTTTCTCTCCGGGTCGTCCCCTATCAACCCTGCCCGGATCGGAAAACCTTGCACCATTCAGGTCCGTTGCGGGATTCAGGTCATCCCGAAAGAATGCCTCCCGAACGTGGACGTAAAAAAGTTTTTCTACATATCAAATAATTTCAATTTTTACCACTTTTTCCGTTACATCGGTAATTTTTGCCCGCTCGCTCACTTTCATCCCTCCGACCCAGAGAATGGACTCTCCGTCAACGAGGATGGGCACCGCACGCCTGCTTCTCCGGGGTATCTTTTCATCTACGAAAATGTCCTTTACCTTCTTGCTTCCTTTCATACCCAGTGGAACCATTCTGTCACCTTCCCTGACGGACCTGACATGCAATGGCGGACACAGGGATCCATAGTCCAGAAAAGCAACCAGCCTCGAGCTGAAATCGATATCGCGCCGGTTGATGAATCCCGCCTTCACCGTTCTCCCGATCTCGGCGATATGAACGGAACCGGGTATATCAAGGGAATAGCTAAACTCCTTGACGGATTTTTCAACACCGGCGGCCGATGGTCCCTCACCGCGGGCAGCCTCCCGGGTCGAATATACGCGTATATCATCATATTCACGGCTGAGATGAATGTCAAAGGGGAGAATCAGCTCGGCACCCGGATTGTCCCCTCTCACAGCATCCAGCACCGCCATGACATGGGAATACCCGACTCCCTTGTTCGAGGGCGCGAAATGCTCAAGGATGATCTTTACGATCCGTCTCTGAATGGCTTCGTGCAGCACCCGAAAGCGTTCAGCCGATATTTCAGCCACCCCTCCATCGAAAGTGAATCCGTTGCGTTCCATCACCTCATCGGCACGGCGCTTCATGAAGTCGTCCTCTTCCCTGATGATATCTGCCATGCGGGTAAGGCCCGCCACGATACTGCTGTTATACGATTTTTGCAGTTCAGGAATGAGGCTGGCGCGAATTCGATTTCTGAGGAATCCCTCGTCCCGGTTCGACCGGTCCGTGACAAAGGATATCTCCTCACGGCGCAGAAATTCGATCACCTCATCCCGGGAAATATCGATCAAGGGCCTGACATAGATATTCCTGACAGGAGGGATCCCTTTCAAACCTTCAGGACCGCTGCCCCTGAAAAGATTGATAAGCACCGTTTCAGCCTGATCGTTCATCGTATGACCGAGGGCTATCCTGTTCAGTCCCTGTTCCCGGGTCATGTCCTCAAAAAAGGCATAGCGCTCGTCACGGGCAACCTCTTCCCATGACCCGCCGCGTTCCTTCTTCACCGCGGGAATCGACACAAAGCGTGACACGACGGGTATCCCCATGGCGCCGCCGGTATCACGTACGAAATACTCCTCGCTGTCCGATTCTTCGCCGCGCATGCCGTGATTCATGTGAAGGATCACCAGCGAGATACCCTGATCGCCGGCGATCCCGAAAAGAAGATGCAGGAGCGCCATGGAATCGGGGCCACCGGAAAGGGCGATGCCGACCCGGTCGCCCCGGGAAAACATTCCGTATCGGTGAATGGTTTTTCCCACCCTGGTTTTCAGAGACATCACCTGTTCCATCCCGGCACCGGCTGGTACGAATCTTTCCTAATAAAATATATTCATTACGTCCCTGATATCATCACAGCAATAATCAGGGTTCATTTCAAGCAGCCGTTCTCGGCCGGTGAAGCCCTGCGTGAGCGCGCAACTCCAGGCGTGTGCGCTCTTTGCCATCTGAATGTCATGCGTTCCGTCGCCGACGACC includes:
- the tilS gene encoding tRNA lysidine(34) synthetase TilS, which translates into the protein MSLKTRVGKTIHRYGMFSRGDRVGIALSGGPDSMALLHLLFGIAGDQGISLVILHMNHGMRGEESDSEEYFVRDTGGAMGIPVVSRFVSIPAVKKERGGSWEEVARDERYAFFEDMTREQGLNRIALGHTMNDQAETVLINLFRGSGPEGLKGIPPVRNIYVRPLIDISRDEVIEFLRREEISFVTDRSNRDEGFLRNRIRASLIPELQKSYNSSIVAGLTRMADIIREEDDFMKRRADEVMERNGFTFDGGVAEISAERFRVLHEAIQRRIVKIILEHFAPSNKGVGYSHVMAVLDAVRGDNPGAELILPFDIHLSREYDDIRVYSTREAARGEGPSAAGVEKSVKEFSYSLDIPGSVHIAEIGRTVKAGFINRRDIDFSSRLVAFLDYGSLCPPLHVRSVREGDRMVPLGMKGSKKVKDIFVDEKIPRRSRRAVPILVDGESILWVGGMKVSERAKITDVTEKVVKIEII